A genomic region of Papaver somniferum cultivar HN1 chromosome 7, ASM357369v1, whole genome shotgun sequence contains the following coding sequences:
- the LOC113294356 gene encoding uncharacterized protein LOC113294356, with protein MSLRYCCNKRCDWDIHVTCAASPDILSTHIHHDHRLNLIWTKGNPDEIEVKGGLCGVCDGCTGRLFYSCPFCPREAGYFLHPTCSTYPSRINHPLDWVHSLVWKSGPRKWCSICRKLCPIWHYGCEPCSVDVHFECASGDQQENGGAAHGNLTTGPEENVSVFAAVGGFFVGIIQLIAGGS; from the coding sequence ATGAGTTTAAGATACTGCTGCAACAAACGGTGCGATTGGGATATACATGTAACTTGTGCAGCTAGTCCTGATATTTTGTCGACGCATATTCACCATGACCATCGGTTAAATCTGATATGGACCAAGGGAAATCCTGACGAGATTGAAGTGAAGGGAGGACTATGTGGTGTCTGCGATGGGTGTACTGGTCGGCTTTTCTATTCATGTCCATTTTGTCCAAGAGAAGCAGGTTACTTCTTGCACCCCACATGTTCAACATATCCATCGCGTATAAATCACCCATTAGATTGGGTTCATTCTCTTGTGTGGAAATCTGGTCCGCGTAAATGGTGCTCAATTTGTAGAAAGCTTTGTCCGATCTGGCATTACGGATGTGAACCCTGCTCAGTTGATGTTCATTTCGAGTGCGCCTCCGGTGACCAACAAGAAAATGGCGGTGCTGCTCATGGTAACCTTACGACAGGACCAGAGGAGAACGTTTCGGTTTTTGCAGCTGTAGGAGGGTTCTTTGTGGGTATAATCCAACTAATAGCTGGGGGCAGTTGA